In the Colletotrichum lupini chromosome 1, complete sequence genome, one interval contains:
- a CDS encoding ATP synthase F1, translated as MFKSGISSFARAARPSFAATAPRAIRPSTFRFPASSRFASTAGVGDGKIYQVIGAVVDVKFDTAKLPPILNALETTNNDQKLVLEVAQHLGENVVRCIAMDGTEGLVRGRPATDTGAPITIPVGPATLGRIINVTGDPIDERGPIKTEKRLPIHTEPPEFIDQSTTAEVLVTGIKVVDLLAPYARGGKIGLFGGAGVGKTVFIQELINNIAKAHGGYSVFTGVGERTREGNDLYHEMQETSVIQLDGESKVALVFGQMNEPPGARARVALTGLTIAEYFRDEEGQDVLLFIDNIFRFTQAGSEVSALLGRIPSAVGYQPTLAIDMGGMQERITTTKKGSITSVQAVYVPADDLTDPAPATTFAHLDATTVLSRGISELGIYPAVDPLDSKSRMLDPRIVGQDHYDTATRVQQILQEYKSLQDIIAILGMDELSEADKLTVERARKIQRFLSQPFTVAQVFTGIEGKLVDLKETISSFKAILSGEGDNLPEGAFYMVGDFASAKEKGEKILAELEKN; from the exons ATGTTCAAGAG CGGCATTTCCTCCTTCGCCCGGGCGGCTCGCCCTTCCTTTGCGGCGACCGCTCCTCGCGCCATCAGACCTTCTACCTTCAGATTCCCTGCCTCCAGCAGATTCGCCAGCACTGCCGGTGTCGGTGATGGAAAGATCTACCAG GTCATTGGTGCCGTTGTCGACG TCAAGTTCGACACCGCCAAGCTCCCCCCCATTCTGAACGCCCTCGAGACGACAAACAACGACCAGAAGCTGGTTCTTGAGGTCGCG CAACACTTGGGTGAGAATGTCGTCCGCTGCATTGCCATGGACG GTACCGAAGGTCTTGTCCGTGGCCGCCCTGCCACCGACACTGGTGCCCCTATCACCATTCCCGTCGGTCCCGCGACTCTTGGCCGTATCATTAACGTCACTGGTGACCCCATTGACGAGCGTGGCCCCATCAAGACCGAGAAGCGCCTTCCCATTCACACCGAGCCCCCTGAGTTCATCGACCAGTCCACCACCGCCGAGGTTCTCGTCACTGGTATCAAGGTCGTCGATCTTCTCGCTCCCTACGCTCGTGGTGGAAAGATTGGTCTCTTCGGCGGTGCCGGTGTCGGCAAGACCGTCTTCATCCAGGAGTTGATCAACAACATCGCCAAGGCCCACGGTGGTTACTCCGTCTTCACTGGTGTCGGTGAGCGTACCCGTGAGGGTAACGATCTGTACCACGAGATGCAGGAGACTTCCGTCATTCAGCTTGATGGCGAGTCCAAGGTCGCCTTGGTGTTCGGTCAGATGAACGAGCCCCCAGGTGCCCGTGCCCGTGTCGCCCTGACTGGTCTTACCATTGCCGAGTACTTCCGTGACGAGGAGGGACAGGATG TGTTGCTCTTCATTGACAACATTTTCCGTTTCACCCAGGCCGGTTCCGAGGTGTCTGCCCTTCTGGGTCGTATCCCCTCTGCCGTCGGTTACCAGCCCACACTCGCCATCGACATGGGTGGTATGCAGGAGCGTATTACCACCACCAAGAAGGGTTCCATTACTTCCGTCCAGGCCGTCTACGTCCCTGCTGACGATTTGACTGATCCCGCCCCCGCCACCACCTTCGCTCACTTGGACGCCACCACTGTCTTGTCCCGTGGTATCTCCGAGTTGGGTATCTACCCCGCTGTCGACCCTCTTGACTCCAAGTCTCGTATGCTGGACCCCCGTATTGTCGGCCAGGACCACTACGACACCGCCACCCGCGTCCAGCAGATTCTCCAGGAGTACAAGTCTCTCCAGGATATCATTGCCATTCTTGGTATGGACGAACTTTCTGAGGCTGACAAGCTTACCGTCGAGCGTGCTCGTAAGATCCAGCGTTTCCTGTCCCAGCCCTTCACCGTCGCCCAGGTTTTCACTGGTATCGAGGGTAAGCTGGTCGACCTGAAGGAGACCATTTCCTCCTTCAAGGCCATTCTCTCCGGTGAGGGTGACAACCTTCCCGAGGGTGCCTTCTACATGGTCGGTGACTTCGCCTCGGCCAAGGAGAAGGGTGAGAAGATTCTGGCGGAGTTGGAGAAGAACTAA